GCGCTAAAACTCTTTATTTCTCTTACGGCATGAACGTTGATGACTTCATGGCGAAAACACAAAATCTCGTTTTGGCTAAAAAACTCGACGAAGCTCTTTTGATGTGCGCGCAAATGGAATCAAAACCAATGGCTCGCGCTTTCAAAACAATCCTCGAGAAAGCGGACCGCGACGATGAAACGATCTTCCAAGCTCATGACATCGCGATGTCTGAGAACGTTCCTTTGTACACTAAACGCCTTCACTACCTTTCAATGTTAGCCAACGTTGCTACATTGCTCGGTCTTTTGGGTACTATCCACGGTTTGATCTTGTCGTTCCAAGCGGTTGCACAAGCTGACCCAGCGATGAAACAACAATTGTTGGCACATGGTATCTCTGTATCTATGTATACAACAGCTTTGGGTCTCGCAGTTGCGATCCCAGCAATGGTGTTCTTCTCATTCTTGACTTCTCGTCAAAATCAATTGATCGAGCAAATCTCTGAGAAGTGCTCTAAGTTGACAGAGTTGCTGACTAGCTCGCACATTCCTACTTTGAACCGTCAAACTGTATTCCCAGACCAAGTTGCAGCGCCAAAAGCCGGCACAACTCCGCCATCTTCTGGTGTGAAAGCTTCTTAGTTAAAGCTTTGGTAAATCTCGACAGGCAGGACTCCTTGGGCTGGAGTCCTTAGCCTGAGTCGACAGTTCTAGAAGTGGAGAATATTTATGAGACGCGGTAAGAAAATTAGAATTAATCATGAATACGAATTCGA
The sequence above is drawn from the Bdellovibrionales bacterium genome and encodes:
- a CDS encoding MotA/TolQ/ExbB proton channel family protein, which codes for MQGFLNFINDAGVVGWIILLTGVGSMVLVFERAKTLYFSYGMNVDDFMAKTQNLVLAKKLDEALLMCAQMESKPMARAFKTILEKADRDDETIFQAHDIAMSENVPLYTKRLHYLSMLANVATLLGLLGTIHGLILSFQAVAQADPAMKQQLLAHGISVSMYTTALGLAVAIPAMVFFSFLTSRQNQLIEQISEKCSKLTELLTSSHIPTLNRQTVFPDQVAAPKAGTTPPSSGVKAS